One stretch of Ananas comosus cultivar F153 linkage group 6, ASM154086v1, whole genome shotgun sequence DNA includes these proteins:
- the LOC109711891 gene encoding RING-H2 finger protein ATL43-like produces the protein MEVGLSFSSHLVRLLLDADDATDWAAPLPSARPSSSSPFRPSVAVIVGVLTTMFSLTFLLLLYAKHCKRGVGDGALGVGVGGGGGGPGYGGYPSSGAAERRHSGVDRAVVESLPVFRFGSLRGQKEGLECAVCLSRFEPAEVLRLLPKCRHCFHVECVDTWLDAHSTCPLCRVRVDPEDVVLLPAPPPEPDPYPGPDKPAEAKCEELRSGR, from the coding sequence ATGGAGGTGggcctctccttctcctcccacCTCGTTCGCCTCCTCCTCGACGCCGACGACGCCACCGACTGGGCCGCGCCGCTCCCTTCGGCGCGGCCATCGTCGTCCTCCCCGTTTCGCCCCAGCGTCGCGGTGATCGTCGGGGTTTTGACGACGATGTTCTCGCTCAcgtttctcctcctcctctacgcGAAGCACTGCAAGCGAGGCGTCGGCGACGGGGCcctcggcgtcggcgtcggcggcggcggcggcggaccgGGGTACGGCGGGTACCCGAGCTCCGGAGCTGCGGAGAGGCGCCACTCCGGGGTGGACCGCGCGGTGGTGGAGTCGCTCCCGGTTTTCCGGTTCGGCTCGCTGCGGGGCCAGAAGGAGGGCTTGGAGTGCGCGGTCTGCCTGAGCCGGTTCGAACCGGCCGAGGTGCTCCGCCTCCTCCCCAAGTGCCGCCACTGCTTCCACGTGGAGTGCGTCGACACGTGGCTCGACGCCCACTCCACGTGCCCGCTCTGCCGCGTCCGCGTCGACCCCGAGGACGTCGTCCTCCTCCCCGCCCCTCCGCCCGAGCCGGACCCGTATCCCGGTCCGGACAAACCGGCCGAGGCGAAATGCGAGGAGCTCCGGTCCGGTCGGTAG